A region of the Myxococcus stipitatus DSM 14675 genome:
CTTCGTCTCGAGCTGGGGCGTGGACGTGGAGGCCCTGTCCCAAGGCCGGCGCGCCTTCGCACGCCGTTGCCTGGACTGGAGCGAGCGCCGCGCCCACGTGGGGGGAGCGCTGGGCGCCGCGATGACGGAGCGCCTCTTCGTGCTGCGCTGGATTGCACGCCGGCCCGAGGGCCGCGGAGTGCGGCTCACCGTCGAGGGCCGGCGGGGATTCGACCAGCAACTGGGGCTGACCTGGCCGTGAAGCCGGTCAGCCCGTCGCCTCAGCCCCGAGCGCCAGCGGCGCCGATGCGGGCCGCCTCGCGGCGCACCGTGGCCTGCTCCAGCTCGTAGCGGGCGTCCTCGGAGGACAGGCCCTTCAGGCGCTCCTGCGCCTCGGCCATGCGCTTGCGCGCGCCGTCCACGTCGATGCCGGACACGTGCTCGGCGGCGTCCGCCAGCACCAGCACCTTGTCGTTGGCCACTTCCACGAAGCCGCCGGCGACGAAGTACGCGTCGCGCTTGCCAGCCTCCACCAGCGTCAGCGCGCCCGGCTCCATCAGCGACAGGAACGGGGTGTGGCCCGGCCGCACGCCAAACAGGCCCTTCCCACCGGGCACAACCGCCTCGTCGGCCTGGACCGACAGGATGCGCTTCTCGGGGGTGACAATCTCCACAGTCAGCTTGGCCATGAGGCTCCTCGCACTACCCAAATCAGAAATGGAGCTGCTGGGTGACGCCACCCACCGGCTCGAACTCCACCACCCCGCCGTCCGTCAACCGAGGCCCCTTGCCGGGGATGCCGAGCGTGCCTTCCAACCACTTCAAGTGGTGGGTCATCTGGCGCACCTCGGTGAGCAGCTTCGAGGGGACCACGTCCGTCAGGCGCCGCTCCAGGACGCGCTGTCCCTCGCGCGTGTACTGCCCCGCCACCAACACCTCCACCGCCCAGCCCGGAGGCCCCTTCGGCTGCTTGCCCTTCTTCTTCGTCCGGGGCGCGGGCTTCGCCTTCCCCTTCTCCACCAGGGGCCAGAGCACCCACACCCGCTCACCGTCGTTGGAGACGAAGTAGTAGTCGTCCACCGTCCCCACGCACTGCTCGAGGTGCCAGGCGGGACCGCTCTCCTTCGTCACCTCGAGCCGGCACTTGCCCGCCCCCGAGTCCACCATGCGCACGCTGTACAAGCCGTTGGCGCTCACCCGAGCCCTTCCCTTGCGCTCCTCCGCCAAGGCGGGGAGCGACAGGACACAGAAGAACAGGGCGAGCGCCGCGTGACGCATGGTCACCTCGGAAGAGGGTGGGACAGCGAGTCTACGCCACCATCTTCCGGGCGTTCTCGGCGACCTCGCTGATGGTGCCCGCCATGTAGAAGGCGCCCTCGGGGATGTCGTCGTGCTTGCCCTCGGCGATCTCCTTGAAGCCCTGGATGGTGTCCTGGAGCTTCACGTACCGGCCTTCCTTGCCGGTGAAGACCTGCGCCACGAAGAAGGGCTGCGACAGGAACTTCTGGATCTTGCGGGCGCGCGCCACGACCAGCTTGTCGTCCTCGGAGAGCTCGTCCATGCCGAGGATGGCGATGATGTCCTGGAGCTCCTTGTAGCGCTGCAGGATGCCCTGGACCTTGCGAGCCACCGCGTAGTGCTCCTGGCCGATGATGCCCGGGTCCAGGATGCGGCTGGTGGAGTCGAGCGGGTCCACGGCGGGGAAGATGGCGAGCTCCGCGATGGAGCGGTTGAGCACCGTCGTCGCGTCCAGGTGGGCGAACGCGGTGGCGGGCGCCGGGTCCGTCAGGTCGTCGGCGGGCACGTAGATGGCCTGCACGGACGTGATGGAGCCCTTGGTCGTGGAGGTGATGCGCTCCTGCAGACCGCCCATCTCGGTGGCCAGCGTGGGCTGGTAACCCACGGCGCTCGGGATGCGGCCCAGGAGGGCGGACACTTCCGAGCCGGCCTGGGTGAAGCGGAAGATGTTGTCCACGAAGAGGAGCACGTCACGGCCCTCCACGTCGCGGAAGTACTCCGCCATGGTCAGCGCGGAGAGCGCGACACGGGCGCGGGCACCAGGCGGCTCGTTCATCTGGCCGTACACGAGGACGGCCTGGCTGGCCTCCAGGTTGTCGGTCTTGATGACGCCCGTGTCCTGCATCTCGTGGTACAGGTCGTTGCCCTCGCGGGTGCGCTCACCGACGCCGGCGAACACGGAGAAGCCGCCGCGCTCGATGGCCACGTTGCGGATGAGCTCCTGCAGGAGCACCGTCTTGCCGACGCCGGCGCCGCCGAACAGGCCAATCTTGCCGCCGCGGGTGTAGGGGGCGAGCAGGTCGATGACCTTGATGCCCGTCTCGAACATCTGCACGCGCACGTCCTGCTCCGTGAACGGAGGGGGCGCGCGGTGGATGGGCCAGTACTCCTGCGACTTCACCGGGCCCATCTCGTCCACCGGCTCGCCGGTGACGTTCAGGATGCGGCCCAGGGTCGCCTTGCCCACCGGCACCTGGATGGGGGCGCCCGTGTTCTTCACCGGCGTGCCACGCGCCAGACCCTCGGTGGAGTCCATGGCGATGGTGCGCACCGTGTTCTCACCCAGGTGCTGGGCAACCTCGAGCACCAGGTTGTCCTGCTCAGGGCCCAGGTTGGCGTTGGTCAGCTTGAGGGCGACGTACACCTCCGGGAGACCACCGGGCGGAAACTCCACGTCGACCACGGGGCCGAGAACCTGGATGACTTTGCCTGCCGTAGGAACTTGAGCGCTCATGGGTGTCGTCTGCCTCGTGCGGGGGGCGACCGGCGCCGTGCCCGTCATCAAATTTCGGCCCGGATATGAGGGCGGAGCCCCTTTACCGGGCGCCTCCCCTAGAATCAAGCCTCCCGGGCTCCGGACCGGTAAGTCCCGCTTAGCGGATCCACGCCGTGGGGCCAACCCCACCTACTTTTCGCCCACCTGGTACACCAGCGGCAGGTTGCCCTTCGAGCCGCCGCCCACGATGACCACCTTGGCGTTGGAGCTGGCGGCCAGCTTCTCGGTCGCCTCGATGCCCTTGAAGCGCAGGTACTCCTCCGTGAGGCCCTGGCGGACGATGGTCTGGTACTTGGCGATGCCCTCGGCTTCGATCTGCCGGCGCTCGGCCTCCTGGCGCTCCTTGTCCAGGGTGAAGCGCATCTTCTGGCTGCGCTGCTCCTCGGCCAGCTTGTCGGAGATGGCCTCCCGGATGGCCGTGGGCAGCGTCACGTCCCGGACCAGGATGGCCTCCACGACGACGTGCTTGTCCTTCAGCGCCCGGGTCACCTCGTCGAAGATCTCCTTCTCAATCTGCTCGCGCTTGGTGGAATAGATCTCCTCCGGCGCGTACCGGCCGAACACCTTGCGGGCCTCTGAGCGGGTGATGGGGGCGATGAGGATGTCCGCGTACCGGGGGCCCGTCTGCGTGTGCAGCTCGAAGAGCTTCGTCGGGTCCACCCGGTAGCGCACGCTGGAGTCCACCCGCAGGTCCAGGCCGTTGTTGGACAGGACGCTCAGCTCGTCCTTCATCTCCTGGACGCGCAGGTCGTACACGATGAGCGACTTGCCCGGCCGCATCACGTGCATGCCTTCGCCATAGGGCTCGCGCAGCGTGCCGCTGCCGAACGAGTCGAACCCAATCCCCCCGTGGCCGCTGGGGATGGTGTCGAAACCACAGCCACTTCCCAAGAGCAGCACGCCCAACAGCATCCCCAGTCGCTTCACGAAGCCTCCCTCGCATGAGCCCACACGTGCTCGGGGGAGACCTTAAACGCGAAGGGCCCGCTCCCAAAAATGGGGCGGGCCCGGAGCGTACGGCGGTGGGGCCTGGGACTACTTGAGGGCCTCGGCGCCGGAGACGATCTCCATGAGCTCCTTGGTGATGACCGCCTGACGGGTGCGGTTGTAGGTGAGCGTCAGGCTGGAAATCATGTCGGAGGCGTTGGAGGTCGCGTTCTCCATGGCGCTCATGCGGGCGCCGTGCTCGCTGGCCACGCTCTCCAGGAGGGCGCGGTAGAGCTTGATGTTGACGGCCTGGGGCACCAGGCGGTCCAGCACGGCCTGGCGGTCCGGCTCGTACTTGAAGTCCACCATGGCGGCGGCGCCCTCGGACGGAGCCCCGCCCGTGCCCAGCGTCTGCAGGGGCAGCAGCTGGGTGACGACCACCTTCTGGTTAATCGCGCTGATGAACTCGTTGTAGACGATGTGGACGGCGTCCACCTCGCCGTTGAGGTAGCTGGCGACCAGCTCCTCGGCGATGTCCGCGGCGGCGCGGTAGTTCAGGCGCTGGTACAGGCCGCCGAAGTCCTTGCGCACGTCCTGGTTGCGGTTGCGGAAGAAGTCGTTGCCCTTGCGGCCCACCGTGGAGATCCGGATGTTCTCCAGGCCCGTGTTCTCGTACAGGAACCGGTTGGCGCGGCGGGTGACGTTGGAGTTGAAGCCGCCGGCGAGGCCGCGGTCCGACGTCAGGGTGATGAGCTCCACGCGCTTGACGGGACGGGCCGCCAGCAGCGGGTGGGTGAGGTTGTCGTCACCGGAGCGCGCCGACAGGTCCGCGATGATCTGATCCAACATCGTCGCGTACGGACGGGCGGCGAGGATGGCGTCCTGCGCCTTGCGCAGCTTCGCGGCGGAGACCATCTTCATGGCCTTGGTGATCTGCCGCGTGTTCTTCACCGAGCGGATGCGCTTGCGGATGTCGCGAAGGGACGCCATGGGACGAGCAACTCCTGTGGGACGTTCTGCCGATACCCCCAGGTGAGAGCAGGGCAGCTTGACGGCGGGGCCCCCTATATAAGCGGGCCGGGGGCCGGTCAACGGCAGTCCTCCCGGGGCTTTCCGGACACGCGGCCGGGTCCCTCCAGCGCAGGGCGGCCAGGCGGGCCCGGGGGCCCTGGGTTTCGATGGCGGGGCGGCACCTTACCTTCGAGGGCATGACCCCCGCTGGACCCGTGCTCATCGTCGAGGACGACCTGGACATCCGTGAGGCACTCCAGGCCTATCTGGAGCTCCAAGGGTATTCCGTGCGTTCGGCGGGGGACGGGCGGGAGGCGCTGGCGCACCTGGCGGCCTCGCCGAGCCCCTCCCTCATCCTGTTGGACATGGGGTTGCCGGTGATGGACGGGCACCGGGTGCTGACGGCCCGGGCGAGCGCGCCGGGGCTCTCGCGGGTGCCGGTCGTCATCCTGTCGGCGGACACGGAGCGGATGAGTCCTCGGGACAGAGCGGTGTACGCGGCCAGCCAGGGAGTGGCGGCGTTCCTGCCGAAGCCGGTGGACCCTCGGCGGTTGCTGGAGACGCTCCGGCGGTTGTTGCCGGGCCAGGCCGAGGCCCAGACGGACGCGCCTTCCTGACGTGAGGGCCTCACACGGGGCTTTGTCTGGTGGGCGGGTCGGAACACAATGGCGGCTGGAGTGGTGTTCCAGGGTCCATGAAGCCAACCCGAGCGAGCGGTATCTGGGCGCGCAGGGCCCTTGTCCTCCTGCTCGTGGGCATCGTGGGCCTGCTCGGCCTCTCGTACCTGGTGCGAGTGAGCTACGAGGAGCGCATCGTGCCGTTGGTGGAGGCGCCCGAGGCGCCCGTGGCGCTCGTGTTCGGCGCGGGGCTGGCGCCGGGCGCAGTGCCCTCTCCAGTGCTGGCGCAGCGGCTGGACATGGCGATGGCGCTGTGGCGCGCGGGCAAGGTGCGCGCGGTGCTGGTGAGTGGGGACGAGGTGAAGCCGTTCCACCACGAGACGCGGGCCATGCGGCGCTACCTGTTGGCTCGGGGCCTGCCGGAGGACGTGGTGCTGGGGGATGAGGCGGGGCTGTCGACGTATGACAGCTGCCTGCGGGCGCGGGCGGTGTTCGGGGCGAGCAAGGCATTGCTGGTGACGCAGCGGTTTCATCTGCCGCGGGCGTTGTTCATCGCGAACTCGGTGGGCATCGACGCGTGGGGCGTGGCGGCGGATGAGGGTCGCTCGACGCCTTGGCGGTACACGGTGCGCGAGACGCTGTCGCGGGTGCTGGCG
Encoded here:
- a CDS encoding F0F1 ATP synthase subunit epsilon, giving the protein MAKLTVEIVTPEKRILSVQADEAVVPGGKGLFGVRPGHTPFLSLMEPGALTLVEAGKRDAYFVAGGFVEVANDKVLVLADAAEHVSGIDVDGARKRMAEAQERLKGLSSEDARYELEQATVRREAARIGAAGARG
- the atpD gene encoding F0F1 ATP synthase subunit beta gives rise to the protein MSAQVPTAGKVIQVLGPVVDVEFPPGGLPEVYVALKLTNANLGPEQDNLVLEVAQHLGENTVRTIAMDSTEGLARGTPVKNTGAPIQVPVGKATLGRILNVTGEPVDEMGPVKSQEYWPIHRAPPPFTEQDVRVQMFETGIKVIDLLAPYTRGGKIGLFGGAGVGKTVLLQELIRNVAIERGGFSVFAGVGERTREGNDLYHEMQDTGVIKTDNLEASQAVLVYGQMNEPPGARARVALSALTMAEYFRDVEGRDVLLFVDNIFRFTQAGSEVSALLGRIPSAVGYQPTLATEMGGLQERITSTTKGSITSVQAIYVPADDLTDPAPATAFAHLDATTVLNRSIAELAIFPAVDPLDSTSRILDPGIIGQEHYAVARKVQGILQRYKELQDIIAILGMDELSEDDKLVVARARKIQKFLSQPFFVAQVFTGKEGRYVKLQDTIQGFKEIAEGKHDDIPEGAFYMAGTISEVAENARKMVA
- a CDS encoding prohibitin family protein — its product is MKRLGMLLGVLLLGSGCGFDTIPSGHGGIGFDSFGSGTLREPYGEGMHVMRPGKSLIVYDLRVQEMKDELSVLSNNGLDLRVDSSVRYRVDPTKLFELHTQTGPRYADILIAPITRSEARKVFGRYAPEEIYSTKREQIEKEIFDEVTRALKDKHVVVEAILVRDVTLPTAIREAISDKLAEEQRSQKMRFTLDKERQEAERRQIEAEGIAKYQTIVRQGLTEEYLRFKGIEATEKLAASSNAKVVIVGGGSKGNLPLVYQVGEK
- the atpG gene encoding ATP synthase F1 subunit gamma; translated protein: MASLRDIRKRIRSVKNTRQITKAMKMVSAAKLRKAQDAILAARPYATMLDQIIADLSARSGDDNLTHPLLAARPVKRVELITLTSDRGLAGGFNSNVTRRANRFLYENTGLENIRISTVGRKGNDFFRNRNQDVRKDFGGLYQRLNYRAAADIAEELVASYLNGEVDAVHIVYNEFISAINQKVVVTQLLPLQTLGTGGAPSEGAAAMVDFKYEPDRQAVLDRLVPQAVNIKLYRALLESVASEHGARMSAMENATSNASDMISSLTLTYNRTRQAVITKELMEIVSGAEALK
- a CDS encoding response regulator transcription factor, producing MTPAGPVLIVEDDLDIREALQAYLELQGYSVRSAGDGREALAHLAASPSPSLILLDMGLPVMDGHRVLTARASAPGLSRVPVVILSADTERMSPRDRAVYAASQGVAAFLPKPVDPRRLLETLRRLLPGQAEAQTDAPS
- a CDS encoding SanA/YdcF family protein, whose product is MKPTRASGIWARRALVLLLVGIVGLLGLSYLVRVSYEERIVPLVEAPEAPVALVFGAGLAPGAVPSPVLAQRLDMAMALWRAGKVRAVLVSGDEVKPFHHETRAMRRYLLARGLPEDVVLGDEAGLSTYDSCLRARAVFGASKALLVTQRFHLPRALFIANSVGIDAWGVAADEGRSTPWRYTVRETLSRVLALGMVVLKVEPVYPTGRAAVPKG